The Scatophagus argus isolate fScaArg1 chromosome 4, fScaArg1.pri, whole genome shotgun sequence DNA window GATGACTTTAAAAtctaaatcagaaatcagagaAATCAGTGGGACAGATTTTGATATCAGCAGTTTTAGCATCACCAGCCTCCCCAACATAGAAATATGGGAAGAGTTTTTCAGTGAAAGTGTCTTTGTGAGTGTAGATGTGAGTCATGTCTTCAGGGTCAGAGAAGGACACCTCCCCCCTGCCATAGTCCAGCTGGACTCTGATCCTCTGGAgactcttcttctctgtgacaGTCTTACCAAGACCATTTGTGTATTTTCCACTGCGATGAAACAAACACCAGACTCCATATTCTGGTGACACAAATATCTTCCCCTTCCTGTCAACTGACTCTTTAACCAAACCTACAACCCAGTCAGGATGatctcccacctccacctcccagcTGTGTTTCCCTGAGCTGAAGCCCTCAGAGCCCAGAACATTTGCATACTTAGTGTTTCCCTCTGGATTGTCAGGAAGCTCCTGCCATGTGTCTCCACGTCTCACACTGGTCAGATCATCAGACAAATGGAGCCAGCGGTTTGCAGTGTTTGGGTCCAGAATGACAGGACTGAAGTGGACCTTGTCCTTCATCTTGTCCCACACTCTGAAGGACAGGTTTCCCAGGTGTTTGGCCACATCTATGAGCGCTCCTGAGACCAGCTGTGGATCTGACAGTGAGCACTGGACTCTGGCTCTGGACTGAGTGGCTTTATAACTGCTGAGGAACgtcatgttgtgtttctgcaggtctTCTTCAACAGCAGAGATGCTGTCTGACAGAGAGGAGATCTGCTCCTGAatcatcttcatctctctgctgatagtcttcctcttctgctcctcttcttccctcagAGCTGCCAGTCtggactcctcttcctccttcaggAACTGGTGGAGCTTGTTGAACTCTGCTCTGATCTGCTTCTCTGTGGACAGCAGTTGCTTCTCGGAGTGTTGAATCACTTCACTGTATGTTTTCTCCACTTGTTTGTATTCGTCCCTCTTGTCCTGTAGAGACTTTAAGTCACATTTCAGCTGCTCCTTCAGGTCACTGACTGCTTGTTCTATAGGAACCACCTTGTGACtctgatggagagaaaactcacagacagaacacaaaGCTCTCTGCTCGTCCTCACAGAATAATTTAGACTCTCCCTGATGTTTACtacacaccacctccaccttcttctctgcttgttCTGTCTCAGATGATCCAGATTTCTGTCTCCCAGCAAAGGAATCAGCAAGTTCCTTCAGCGGAAAGTTCACTTTCAGGAAATCTTTTGAGGATTTTCTCTTACAAATGGgacagtttttgtttccagtttgtttCCAGAATTGTTGCAGACAGCTTGAACAGAAGCTGTGGTTGCACCTCAGAGACACAGGATCTCTGAAAGTCTCTGAACACACGTGGCAACTCAGGAAACTTTCAACAAGAGCAAGTTTCTCAGCCATTTGTTATCGAAGTTCGTCTTCAGCAGCAAGACTCACCAAGTTACTGTTCCTTCCCTTGACTGCTTTAAGTGACcaagtttgtgttttcctgcagagaTCTCACAGTCTGTAATAGCATCTCAGTTCTGTTCAACAACGTTgacatttactttcattttctcttttctctgtcaggtGTTAAATTATGACCAGCAtgctgtcatgtcatgttgtcacCAGCAGATGGAGGCGTTGGGTTAAAGtttaatgttttcctcttcattcagaacaattcagtttaattgaaaagtttcatgttgttttccacacaacaacaaaataaaaagggaaTAAGAATGATAATCAAATGTGTACAATATAGTGTCATCCACCTGCAGATCTCCACCCCCCTGAAACATGAAAGGTCCTCTCCAGATGTTTGGTTGTCTCTCCTGAGCTGCTGTggaaacatggcagtgcaacatggtggactctgtggaagaggaccaGCTGCTATGAAAGGCTTATTTTAAtatgatgaaaacacagcaggtctgagtttcaggtgattacacgctaatgaaaagagaaaaaacaacattacattttatttctgccaATTCTGCTAAATCCatcacactggacctttaaacaccacaaacaggaagaggtTTGTCTTAGTCCTCCTGTGAGGACTGGACATATTCAACAGGCTGTCAGAAGTTCAAATCAGAAACTGCGAGGAGGAGGTACTATTGATCATATTAAGCATACAAAGAAGTGACACaatgtggaaacaaaacagagctgcaTACAGCAAAGCCAGTGGGTTGAGTGTGGTTGCTTCCAATCGTTTTGAGATGCATAAAATCATTTCCGTTCGTGTGCTTCAGTTAGTATTAGCAGTTAATTTCACACAGCACATCATCCATACGCTAAAAGAATAATGAAGTCACAGCAACTGCAGACCACTTGTGTGATGCTTTCATTTTTGGTCCTGCTTTGCTCCTGATGGTCGTGTTACACAGCTGGAAAAACCTTTTGGAAATGTGGTGAACATGAAGAGCGCCGCAAGTGGTAAAATAAATAGTTTAATATTTTACACCATAAGCAGCGACACACATGAGATACATCATCCAGAGTGGTCTGCACCTGCAGTgccttcatctttctttcagtgtgtggATGATGTGCTGTGTATGAACAGAGTTTTGTTCAGGtgacagaggcagacagcagaTATATGGTGGCACAGTGGCTTCATGTTTGTCCCCGTGTCCACAAGGGTTTCTCAGCCGGCTACCTCAAGCCTCATTGCTCGTGGGCCACGGTCATCATATTAAGGGCATATATGCTGAATGTCGCTGCGTTTTTAAACCTTAATTTTATTCTCATCTGGTCCAATTTGCAGCGAATATCCAACTGAGAGGAAGCTTCCGCTTACTAAATATGAGCAATATGCAGAAAATTACGGGATCACTGGGAATTTAGACAGTTTCACAGCCCATAGTGTGTTAAACAACAATGTCTTGCATGATTTGACATGAATGGTGTTTCAATTGggacagctggagctgcaacgaatgtcaaatagaagaagaagaagtgttgTTAAAgcttgaaatcatttttcatgttccaaGTGCTGCAACTGCTGAATTATTGCTGAGATAACTTCAGTATTTGTCGACATGTAATGTTGACATGCGTCAGAAAAGATGATAAGCTTGTTTAAGGTTGGTTCTAAGAATCCAAGTTCTAACCTGTGATCTATAAATTTCAAGTCAACTTAAAGTGACGACATCTGACTTGTGATTTCCCATTATATAATTCCAGCACAAATGATGgctgtcttgtttttgtaaacaaacacatttagtgtACTGTGGCTGCTCCACAATAAAAGCCACAGTGTTTTATCAGTTGAACGTAGGCCTGCTActaacagaaatgtgtttgtatcaGGAATAACTTACTGTTTATCACAGCTGGAAGTTGAAGAGCTATCACCGAACAGTGAAAATTCTGTTACTGACATACAATTACAAACAATGATGTTCATCCTTTTCCTGTGAACCCCTGTGCTTTTGTGTACAATCTGAATCTAGTGTGGAAATGGTGGACTCCGCCAGTAAGAATGAAAAGCATCAAAAATaacgtgtttttcttttcttttcatggaaACCTCTAGAACTGCAATTTGTTTACAACTTTGAACCCGTTTCTGTCCAAAACCAGATCTTTGGAAACGAATGATTTGCTCTTATCGAGCGAAGCAGACTCTTTAAATCCAGTTCAGTCTTACCCAACACAAGTGGAATGTTTTGTCTCCGACTCAACCATACAGTTAAAATACAACAGAATAGGAAGATTTTTCTACGTTTTGCTGATTTTTAATCAATTTTGAACATCTTTGAGTTCATCGAAGTTCAGTTCAGAGGTCCTTTTTGACCTGCTCCTCAGCCTGGACCTTAGCGACCAGCTCCTTGTTGGTTGacatctgtttatttctttcaggTCTTCAAACTCTTTGGAAAAAGACTCGTCTTTCTCAGAAGCATTTTTCTTCGAGGTTTGgatctcctcctccacctgttgAAGCAGAGCATCCTCCTCAGCTCTCAGCTGCTTTATGATGATCAGCTTCTCTGACATCCTTTCAGCCTGAGACTGaatctttgtctgtttctggaggcttttgctcttttctctttcagcctcCAGCTCAGTTTTGTCCCTCAAGTTGATCTGCTCTGAAATTTTAAGCTGATCAAGTTCTTGCTGAAgggctttatttttgttgatttcagCGTGGAGCTCTTTGGACAAGTTCTCTTGGATGATGATGTGAGCCACTTTGAGCTCCTCAAAGTCTTTTTGaagctccttcttcttcttcttctttatttcatttccaacCTCAGTGGCAATCCTCAAGGTTTTCATGGTCTCTCCATCGCTGAGCCTCTTCAGCCTCTCCAGTTCATAGCGagtttccttctcttttttaatAAACACTTCTTTTAGGTTCTTCTGATGAGCCAGTTGTGTTTTAGTCTCTTCTAGATCCTTGCTGAGCTGTAGCCTTATACGCTCCTGACGGGCACTTTGGTTTTCAGCACTCAACAGCTGagccttcagctcctccacttGCTTTCCAAGAGCCTCCTTTGTCTGTTCACAGTTTTCCAAAAGGGACCTGCTGTTGTTCTCCATTTTTGGCAGATGCTCCAGAACTGTATAGCTGCAGCCTGTCACCGATGAACAGTTTTGTCTTTATctgtggtctgtctgtgttggaacttggctctctctctcacactggTTTATCATGTTGTCAAGATACAAAGTTTCAATACCTGCTGTTGTCATAACAAACATCAAATGGAACTCCTCTCTGTAAAGTTTTTGGAATAAGACTCAAGACACAATTTGTGATGCCTAGATGCTTTTAGTTAGCTTCTCCAAACccacattcatttcttttttgctatctgtttttccctcactgagcccttcttctttctctgcaggCTTAACAAAAACCATAATAACTCAAGagtgcccccccccccgatGAAAATTCTATAACGTAGCATGAACATTACACTCTCCTGAACCCTCggctgtttgaaatgtttacattcatttctcaCACTGACCGACCTCTTGGTTTTCCTGAACCTTTTCTTTTAGGTGATGTCTGTACATCTCCACACAATATAGTAAGCATTTCAGTTAGGAAtaaatactgattttttttactgcaacACCAGAGTTGTGTCAGCATTGGTTGTTGGTGAATGCTCTTGACATGTAAGTATGTTTTCATGATAAATGTGGTTGGCAGATAACAGTCTCAGCAAACAGCCACATTTAGGGTTCTTGTTATCATTtgaggttgccaggcaaccagtgGAGGCTCCAGGAAGTCACTCCAACCAGTTGCTGCTCTCCAGCTGTAGATGCTAAGCTAATTGCCTGCTGGTTCTAGATCCAAACATAACACACAGCTATGTGAGCGGTTACCTGtaatatcatttttatttaatcatgaCCAAACTGTCTGGATGTAATTCAATGTTTCTGAATAACTTGATGTAACTCTCTCCTAAAACGAGAAGGTTCATTTTCCAGCAGGACAAGTTACTGCAGTCATTGAATTGATGGATAGGCTGCAGTGGAGCGTTTCCTTCACGGTGCCACTCTGGACTCTGAATGCAGATGTCATGTGTTCAGATGCAGAGACTTGAAAGCTGCTCAAACATCAGCAACTACTTTTTGTCTGCATGTGCCAGAGACAAAACGCATCAACTTGGGCATTGTGATGCTGATGGCTTTTTGATCTGGACTACAGGGGATGCCAGTCTGTTTGACATTTGTTGCACCTCTGGCTGATCCGACTGAAACACCATTCATGTCAAATCATGTTAGACTGCTGACAttattgtttaacacactgtggacTGTGAAACTGTCTAAATTCCCAGTGATCTTGTAATTTTCTGCATATTGCTCATATTTAGAAAGTGGAGACTTTCACTCAGTTGGTGTTTCAATTGGACAAGCAGCTGAAAACCAGTGgagaaaagttaaaaacactCTGGTCTGAGATACGATTCAGTCTGAATATAAAGTTTCTGAGGTGATTTGAGTAAACTGACACTTGATGAAGCCACACATGAAAAGCCACAGCAGTGATGAGTTTCTCTGCTGCCCCGGACACACAGTATGTCCGACAAAGAGAAACGACAGGAAGTGggaataaaatgttcaaaatgagcAGACTGTGGACAAAATGTGTACTTTGTCTCCATCTTGTGGTGATTGCAGGGAGAACAGAAGTCCAGCCAATCTCATCCTGTACATTTAATAATGTTGATAATGTTACACAAGCATGTTGTCCCTGAAAGCCTCATTACgaacacaacacaacagtgaaTCCATTTCTTAATCAGTGTCGTCTTCTTGTCTTCCGTGAAAATCTGAATTCTACTTCGGAGCAAATGATTTCAGATGCCCATCACTACATCTCTGTCCCTCAGTGCCTCAGTATTGTCTGTGTGGGACAGACAACACAGATTCTGATCATGCAGTGAAGCTGGAGGAGGGTCAAGTTTGACCCCCTTTTAAATGAGGTTTCTGACACTTTTTAATTGaaataacacagacacacacatacacacacacacacacacacacacacagtgaggtgcAGACCAGCGTGACAATCACTACAACTCCATCAGCGCTAAACAAGTTGTACACCTCCTCTCCAACACGACAGGCTTCATTCCTCACATGTTTTCAGCTTCGTGGCCTTGTCAGGGTGGTAGAGGTTCATTCAGATCTCTGTGGAAACAACCAGTTCATTTGTAATGTGatctgacaaaagaaaacagaaagtgatttAGTCTGGACTGTCCAGAAATGTCCATGTTATGGTGTAATGAAAGTGAGAGAGTTTCACTGAAGAATGACTTGTtcaaatctgtattttttgtttgtaaaataacaTGAATATTTGACAGATGTAGAAAAACAACTGGAAACAGCCTCACACACAAAACTCTGaataaaaactgcagctgatTTAATTACACATCCTGTGAGGATCTGATGGACATTTAGTTTATTCAGTGAACAAGGAATTTATTCCATTCATGTTACTGACACGTATCCACTGCTGACTGATTACATGATGATGTTTTACTCAGAACAAGATGATCATCATGAGGAAAAGTAACAACTTGAAAAGGATGATTTCAGTGTAAGTGAGTTGAGTCTttatgaaaataacaaacaaaaacaataatcatataaaaataacagtcaGAGTCAGTATGTGTTCAGATAAACTGGACCACTGAGACtctgagaggaaaacactgaaatcaaaaaatTATCAAAACTGTAACTCATCAGAAGATCCAGaaattttacacacaaaaactgaaatcaatAAAAGTTAAGAATCACAAAACTGCAAACGACGTATTTGGTATGTTGGACACAGTTTGTGTTATATTGTGGTGTGATTGAAAATAAGATGCTTCAGGCCACGATGACAAGTTAGGATTTCAAAATCACAACTGAATTAACAGAATTTGTACCTGAAGTTACAGACCAACTGAAATCACACAGTTTGAATATTTGGGAGACGCATTTTTAATGAGACTGAACTTATTTTTCTCTGAGAAGATTTTAATCTTTATAGTTTTGTGCAGTTTTCATGCACGAAATGATAAacttttagtcatttatttcagagcacagaaacataacaaaagaaatgtgactTTCAAAGTAAATTAAATCTGCTTCAgatttgaaagacaaaaataaaagacaagcaGGACCAGACTGATGGTTTGACTGTAAAGTGTGATGATGACTTTAGAGTCTAATGAACCTCAAACAGTCATGAGTCAAAACTGCTGATGGTAAAAGTTGGAACAATTAAATTACATCCCTGaacagagaaaatcagaaatcagagaAATCAGTGGGACAGATTTTGATCTCAGCAGTTAGCAGTTTAGCATCACCAGAATTTCCAACACTGAAATATGGGAAGAGTTTCTCAGTGAAAGTGTCTTTGTGAGTGCAGATGTGAGTCATGTCTTCAGGGTCATAGAAGGACACCTCCCCCCTGTCATAGTCCAGCTGGACTCTGATCCTCTGGAGACTCTTCTTCACTCTGACAGTCTGACCAAGACCATTTGTGTATTTTCCACTGCCATGTAACAAACACCAGATTCCATATTTTGGTGTAGCAGATCGCTCCCCCTTCCTGTCAACTGACTCTTTAACCAAACCTACATTCCAGTCAGGATGatctcccacctccacctcccagcTGTGTTTCCCTGAGCTGAAGCCCTCAGAGCCCAGAACATTTGTATACTTAGTGTTTCTCTCTGGATTGTCAGGaagctgctggcttgtgtctgcACGTCTCACACTGGTCAGATCATCAGACAAATGGAGCCAGCGATTTGCAGTGTTTGGGTCCAGAATGACAGGACTGAAGTGGACCTTGTCCTTCATCTTGTCCCAGACTCTGAAGGACAGG harbors:
- the LOC124057411 gene encoding nuclear factor 7, brain-like: MAEKLALVESFLSCHVCSETFRDPVSLRCNHSFCSSCLQQFWKQTGNKNCPICKRKSSKDFLKVNFPLKELADSFAGRQKSGSSETEQAEKKVEVVCSKHQGESKLFCEDEQRALCSVCEFSLHQSHKVVPIEQAVSDLKEQLKCDLKSLQDKRDEYKQVEKTYSEVIQHSEKQLLSTEKQIRAEFNKLHQFLKEEEESRLAALREEEEQKRKTISREMKMIQEQISSLSDSISAVEEDLQKHNMTFLSSYKATQSRARVQCSLSDPQLVSGALIDVAKHLGNLSFRVWDKMKDKVHFSPVILDPNTANRWLHLSDDLTSVRRGDTWQELPDNPEGNTKYANVLGSEGFSSGKHSWEVEVGDHPDWVVGLVKESVDRKGKIFVSPEYGVWCLFHRSGKYTNGLGKTVTEKKSLQRIRVQLDYGRGEVSFSDPEDMTHIYTHKDTFTEKLFPYFYVGEAGDAKTADIKICPTDFSDF